Proteins encoded together in one Mercenaria mercenaria strain notata chromosome 18, MADL_Memer_1, whole genome shotgun sequence window:
- the LOC123538084 gene encoding L-threonine ammonia-lyase-like isoform X2: MYGMEIYTKKEFVQYTGSFKERGARNSLLNLSPTQKKKGVVAASAGNHALALSYHGKCLGIPVYVVMPTIAPLMKIKACEKFGANITISGDNIIDSKKIALKKSKEGGQMYINGYDHPDIIAGQGTIGLEIVEQVPDLDACIIPVGGGGMIAGIALAIKTKLPNVKIIGVEPEHSPGFQAAMKAGKPIFTPTTPTLADGLAVPTVGVNAFETAHKLIDQIVTVNEENMALAILRCIEVEKVVVEGGGAAGLAAIIQGLVPELKGKKVVVILSGGNIDTTVLGHVIERALATDERLVRFRVSVRDRPGGMAELTKLLADQNVSIVDIFHERPWEKHDVFAAMVKVVCETRDAKHSKELRKALEERYPNNLKWGPSYD; this comes from the exons CTTCAAAGAAAGAGGAGCAAGGAACAGCCTGCTGAACCTGTCTCCG ACGCAGAAAAAGAAAGGAGTAGTAGCAGCCAGTGCCGGGAACCATGCCTTAGCATTGTCATATCATGGAAAGTGTCTCGGGATACCAGTGTATGTTGTCATGCCAACAATAGCGCCACTGATGAAAATAAAGGCGTGTGAGAAATTTGGAGCAAACATCACGATTTCTGGAGATAACATAATCGAT TCCAAAAAAATTGCGCTGAAAAAGAGTAAAGAAGGAGGACAGATGTACATAAACGG ATACGACCATCCAGATATAATAGCTGGACAAGGCACGATTGGCTTGGAGATTGTAGAACAGGTACCTGACCTTGATGCATGCATTATTCCTGTTGGTGGTGGCGGAATGATAGCTGGAATCGCTCTCgctattaaaacaaaattgcCAAATGTCAAGATCATT GGTGTTGAACCGGAGCATAGTCCTGGTTTCCAAGCCGCCATGAAAGCCGGAAAACCAATATTTACACCAACCACTCCTACACTTGCAGATG gTTTGGCTGTTCCAACTGTCGGAGTGAACGCATTTGAGACTGCACATAAACTGATAGATCAAATTGTCACTGTAAA tgAGGAGAATATGGCACTAGCTATTCTGAGATGCATAGAGGTGGAGAAAGTCGTAGTGGAGGGTGGTGGAGCTGCAGGCTTAGCTGCCATCATTCAAGGACTAGTACCTGAATTAAAGGGCAAAAA GGTTGTGGTAATTCTGAGTGGAGGTAACATTGACACAACAGTGCTGGGTCATGTGATTGAAAGAGCATTAGCTACCGACGAACGACTGGTCAGATTCAGAGTCTCTGTCCGCGACAGACCGGGAGGGATGGCAGAGCTTACGAAACTTCTTGCTGATCAGAATGTCAG CATCGTGGATATTTTCCACGAAAGACCATGGGAAAAGCATGATGTATTTGCTGCTATG GTGAAGGTCGTTTGTGAAACACGTGATGCCAAACACAGCAAAGAGTTACGCAAAGCTCTCGAGGAAAGATATCCAAACAATCTAAAGTGGGGACCGTCATATGACtaa